Proteins from a single region of Chryseobacterium sp. W4I1:
- a CDS encoding shikimate kinase, giving the protein MVISLIGYMGCGKSHISKILSDKINFKLIDLDKEISRRNKLTIPEIFEKKGEIHFRKLEREALEEILASEENVVLSLGGGTPVYYNNIEIINSHSKSVFLRASVGTLVERLSKQKEKRPLIANISEEDLPEFIAKHLFERNAFYSKAQFSINTDGRDPDDIVKEIIEKLYL; this is encoded by the coding sequence ATGGTTATTTCACTGATCGGATACATGGGATGTGGCAAATCTCACATTTCCAAAATATTAAGCGATAAAATAAATTTCAAACTGATAGACCTCGATAAAGAGATTTCCAGAAGAAATAAACTGACCATTCCTGAGATTTTCGAAAAAAAGGGGGAAATTCACTTTAGGAAGCTGGAAAGAGAGGCTCTGGAAGAAATTTTAGCTTCGGAAGAAAATGTGGTTTTAAGCCTTGGAGGGGGTACTCCTGTGTACTATAATAATATTGAAATTATTAACAGTCACTCTAAAAGTGTATTCCTGAGGGCTTCCGTAGGAACTTTAGTAGAAAGGCTTTCAAAACAAAAAGAAAAAAGGCCTCTGATTGCCAATATTTCTGAGGAAGACCTTCCCGAGTTTATTGCCAAACATTTATTTGAAAGAAATGCATTTTACAGCAAAGCACAGTTCAGTATCAATACGGATGGCAGAGATCCTGATGATATTGTAAAAGAAATAATAGAAAAGCTCTATCTCTAG
- the panC gene encoding pantoate--beta-alanine ligase, giving the protein MEVIKNKKTLQDFIERQKEMGKRIGFAPTMGALHKGHLSLYEEARKDNDLVISSVFVNPTQFNNPEDLEKYPRDINRDILILENSGLVDAVYTPEVSDIYPEKTESQHYDFDGLENEMEGKSRPGHFDGVGTVVEELFRQVRPDHAYFGEKDFQQLAIIKKMVEKKHLPVKITGVPIYRAENGLALSSRNQRLHEDRKETSKIIYNTLNKVNDWFRTVSIPEIKKRVTDIFDQEHGMKLEYFLIADEETLKETDFFYKDRNYRAFIVVVVDGVRLIDNMHLD; this is encoded by the coding sequence ATGGAAGTTATAAAAAACAAGAAAACCCTTCAGGATTTCATTGAAAGACAGAAAGAAATGGGAAAACGGATTGGCTTTGCTCCTACCATGGGAGCGCTTCATAAAGGCCATCTTTCCCTATATGAAGAAGCCAGAAAAGATAATGACCTCGTAATTTCTTCAGTTTTTGTAAACCCTACCCAATTTAATAATCCGGAAGATCTGGAAAAGTATCCTAGAGACATCAATAGAGATATACTTATACTAGAAAACTCTGGATTAGTAGATGCCGTTTATACCCCGGAAGTCTCTGATATCTATCCTGAAAAAACTGAAAGTCAGCACTATGATTTTGATGGTCTGGAAAATGAAATGGAAGGCAAATCAAGACCGGGTCATTTTGACGGCGTAGGAACTGTAGTAGAAGAGCTTTTCAGACAGGTACGACCTGACCATGCCTATTTTGGAGAAAAAGACTTCCAGCAGCTCGCCATTATCAAAAAAATGGTTGAAAAGAAACATCTGCCTGTAAAAATAACAGGAGTCCCCATTTACAGAGCTGAAAACGGATTGGCATTAAGCTCAAGAAATCAAAGGTTACATGAAGACCGTAAGGAAACTTCGAAAATCATTTACAATACATTAAACAAAGTAAACGACTGGTTCAGGACGGTTAGTATTCCTGAAATAAAAAAGAGAGTAACAGATATTTTTGATCAGGAACACGGAATGAAATTAGAGTATTTCCTGATTGCTGATGAGGAGACCTTAAAAGAAACCGATTTCTTCTATAAAGATAGAAATTACCGTGCATTCATAGTAGTTGTAGTAGATGGAGTAAGGCTAATTGATAATATGCATTTGGATTAA
- a CDS encoding glycogen/starch synthase — MPNQKILYITTEMYPYQEDTNMAAVVNKMALKMHNEGNDVRVFMPRFGQISERKFQLHEVIRLSGMNIIINDLDQPLIIKVASLPGERLQVYFIDNEEYFKRKQYYVDDEGKAFDDNDERAIFFARGVIETIKKLNWVPDVIHLNGWMSSFVPIYLKTYYESDTYFKDAKIVLSLYNEKDAALDKNIAEKLTFDNISGLKALDNPTIKNFVIESMNYVDMVVKGDEFLDEDLDKGFKETTTSKSEYVDVDSINQLY, encoded by the coding sequence ATGCCGAATCAAAAAATACTGTACATTACTACAGAGATGTATCCATATCAGGAAGATACTAATATGGCTGCAGTGGTAAACAAAATGGCACTTAAGATGCACAATGAAGGCAATGATGTAAGAGTTTTTATGCCAAGATTTGGACAGATAAGTGAAAGAAAATTCCAGCTTCATGAGGTGATCCGCCTTTCAGGAATGAATATTATTATCAATGATCTTGATCAGCCCTTAATTATTAAAGTAGCCTCTCTTCCGGGAGAAAGACTTCAGGTTTACTTTATAGACAACGAAGAATACTTCAAAAGAAAGCAGTACTATGTAGATGATGAAGGAAAAGCTTTTGATGATAATGATGAAAGAGCAATTTTCTTTGCAAGAGGTGTTATTGAAACCATCAAAAAACTAAACTGGGTACCGGATGTGATCCACCTGAACGGATGGATGTCTTCTTTTGTTCCAATTTACCTTAAAACATATTACGAATCCGATACTTATTTCAAAGATGCCAAAATCGTTCTTTCTTTATACAATGAGAAAGATGCTGCTCTTGATAAAAACATTGCTGAAAAACTAACATTCGATAATATTTCAGGATTAAAAGCGTTAGATAATCCAACGATCAAAAACTTTGTTATTGAAAGTATGAATTACGTAGACATGGTTGTGAAAGGAGATGAGTTTCTGGATGAAGACCTGGATAAAGGCTTCAAGGAAACAACCACTTCAAAATCAGAATACGTAGACGTAGATTCTATAAACCAACTTTATTAA